The region atacaaggcaagcactcttgccactaggccatatccccagccctggaaaatctTTTGTCACCTGTTACTGTGTAGTTTTGTTCTGATTAGACTCTGATTAACATCATCCCTCAACTATCACAATTAGTAGCAAAATCttacagattttattttcatgttctaTCTACAAAATATTACAATCTACTTACTGTCTGATAAATCATCCCCCATCAATCATAAGCCAaacacatttgttgttgttggtggtggtcatggggctgaactcatggcctgggcactgtccctgagctttttcactctctctaccactttgagtcacagcatctaGTCTCTTTTATGTTTCTTATTCCAGATTATACTTTGTAATAAAGGTCTCACTGTATACGTATTATTTCTCCTCCTAGATTAAGAATAAGGACCAGATCTCATTCACCTTTCTTCCCCAAAGCAACATTATCCTGTATcacataataaatacatttttgtgtgtcTGCTTTTTGATGtactagaaaatgaaattaaggacTTTTCACTTGATAAGGAAGTattctactgcttaagccatgtctccagtcctaACTAAAggttttgaatgaataaatgaattctaACATTTCCCCAACAGAAAGAGACAATAAAAGTACAAGTGTGTCTCCaaatgtttgggtcagcaactttacattacgtatctaaaaccaaacaattactaaacaaacataaaaaggtctaggatagatctatcagaggatcacaatagctcaacagctatgtacatatgattatataagatgaggctaagcaaaatgaactccaagagaaggaaacaggaggattttattgttgttacgtttaatgtactaggtgaatttcctttggtgtaccccatgtggttactgtatatgattttggtacactggatattgtgtgtatatatatatacacacacacacacacacacacacacacacacacacacacacacacacacacacatatatatgcttacctgaactagggaagggaaagaaaaataagggagggtgtaacaaatatgacaagaaatgtactcactacattattattattttattttatttttttgccagtcctgggccttggactcagggcctgagcactgtccctggcttcttcccgctcaaggctagcactctgccacttgagccacagcgccgcttctggccattttctgtatatgtggtgctggggaatcgaacctagggcctcgtgtatccgaggcaggcactcttgccactaggctatatccccagcccctcactacaTTAtttaactgtatcccctctgtacatcaccttgtcaataaaatttaataaaaataaaaataaaaaaaaaaagaaatgaagcattCTGGAGGGAGATAGtaggaaagaacaggaaagagTACCCATGTTTCTATTATTCTAGGGTCATTCTCAAACTTGCTGGGACTCTGATTCTGTCTTATAACATTAATAAATGTTTGCTGgactaaaaaaaaagtacaaatgttTATGTGTCAGGGTGACAGGTTTGTGTATGTGAAGGTCATGGCATGGTTGTACAAATAAATATCTATGGTATTGCCCAGTCCTGAGAGTATGAGCATGAGTAACACGAGACAAATTTGTGGTGGTGTGGCAGGCAGAGTTGATGCTAAATTTTCTTTGGCTTGAGAGAAATCTCTAATATTGAGGTTTGTGCAGATGAAAAATACTTGCTAGTACTAGAAAATAAGGGGAAACAGTGATTTAAGAGGTCCCAAAGTAGCTAGATGCAGTGGCAAGTATCTTTAGTTTGAGTACTTAGAAGACTAGGACAAGAGAATCACTAGTGCTCAAGAGTTCAGAATCAGTTTGGATaacacaaacaaagaaaacaaaatctctaATTTTATTGTAGGACAACAACTCCACTATATTCAGGTGAAATCTGATATACCTTGGGATATATAAGTACAATACCAGAGCTTCTCTCAAGTCAgaattctcccccacccccaaagacagaaggagaaagagacatTTCTCTagaacaaatgaagaaataggATTCTTACAACTTTCTTCATGTCACCAAAAACTTGTTGACTGGTCACTAGcactttcatttttaaacttgAATTGTTACATTGGAAAGTCTTTTTCAGAAGGAAGAATCAGTTATTTCTCATTCTTGTCTTCAGTGACATCCAGTTTCACTCAATAGGTATCTCTCACAGAAAGGAAACAATTAGGAACTCTAGATTCCTGATAGCTTGATACCAAGTAACTCTAGAAACTTATCTCTAGTCATTACACTGACTActctcttagccttttttttttttttttccattttgagatagtttcttgctatgtagcccaggttagcCTTCAACTTGTGATCTTTctaccttagccttctgagtgctgggattactgacATACATAACTATATCCAGCTAGGACTAAGCTCTTAGAAACGAATCACATAATACTGGAGCTCTCTTTTATTTTACTTGAATGATGAAGTTTAGGAGATATTTCAATGTTGGCCACAATCTAACATCAACAGAGTAGCTTCATCACAGCCTCCTCATTTCCCAGGTATCCAGTGAGGATCTGGCTTAACTATTTAAATCCCACCATGTACTAATTGTCTTTCTTTAGCTGATGGGAAGAGCTTCCAAGAAACACTATGTAGTAGGCACTGCAGTACACTGGCTGCTTATTGGGGTTAGAATAGACCTGTTCAGGTTTGAGGGATGTGAAAGGATTAGCTCCATAGCCAATGATGTGTGTATCCAGGTCCACCAGGATCTGTAAAGAGGCTGCCAATTCCTGTTGActgtgggaaagaagaaaaattgctCTATTGTTatgaaaaaagaataacaattgcCTGAAAGCATTACATTTATGTACTTATCAAACCTGGAATAGACCTTTCCTCCCAAATGTCTCACTAAATCTCTAGTTAAGTAGCAAGGGAATAAAAAAAAGGTACATAGGGGAAAGAACATTTTCCCCAGACAGAAGAACACTAGGGGTACAAAATGAGATCATCTGTTCAAAGTGAGATATAAGTGAATCAAGGAAGTatcacaaataggaaaagatcaaAACCTGTAAAGCGTAATCAATGTAGGGATCTCATAGTCACGAAGCAGCAGGAGAGTAGGTAGCCAAGATTCCATCAAGTTTGGGGAAGCATGGAAACCTATAGAACCAGAATAAGAATgggaataaaaatgcaaaaaggaTTGGAGGAGGGAGGATTTTTGAAATAGACCTTAAGAGCAAAATATTTCTTCAACAGTGTCTGCCCCAACCCTCTTGttactcatcatcatcatcatccacaaGATTCTTCCCCCACAGAATTCTCAACCCAAGTGTAGTTTATATGGGAAATGATCATCACATTATTGTGATTAATGAAATCGAATAAAAAGGGTTCCAAAGACAGAAGATATAAGAAGCAGAATGGAAAATTCTTAAGGGAACCACCAAGCATTTTTCTGAAATCAATGGCTCTTACCTGGATGAAATGCCACCACCATATCCGGATGGGCTATGTGCCCAGTCTCCACCTGTTCCTCCCAGAAGTCATGATAGAGTCCTCTGTGGCCACTAAGCTGAactgtgccaggtaccaaggatGAAGCTGAGGTGTTGTGTAAAAAGTCATTAGCCACATCCACACCTACCATGATTACATGGAGGCCAAGGTGTCCAGGAAACATGTATCCAAGCTCATCATAGTCCCCAGATCGAGAGAGAAATGTCTCTACATGGGAAGCACCAGCTACATGCAACGTGCATCCCCCAGTCTTCCCAACATCTATCCCCAGGGCCCTAAGCCCTAGGCCCAGTGTCAAGGGCCGTGATAAGACATCTGTCAGCAGCCGCTTCAAAGAGTCCTGTAGGACATTTGGATCTGGTCTTGGCCTTCCTACACTGGCCCATAGAATAGTCATAGCATGACTACCTAGCACAGAATCCAATATAGTATCCAGCTGTAACTCCCTCATAGAAAACCAGGTATCCCAGTCCTGTACAACTTCAGCAGGCCATGGCCAAGGTCCTGATGGTAGGACAAAATCAcctgaagggaagaaaaaataagaagtgaCCTAATCTGTCATGGCTTCAAAATTCACTTCTCATGAATGATCAATAACCCCTGCATGTTCACCCTGCTCCAAATCCTCATTTTTCCCTATAATAATATGCTTTCAAAAATTTCCCCAAGGACAACCATTTATGACTGTTATGGCAAGGTTCCCACCACCAACATTCCACCTGTGATGAGGAGCCATTCCATGAGACGATCCACAGCCACAAGACGAAGTTCTTGACAAACTCTTCTATGGTCTGGCCAATCTGATCTCTGGCACTCTGGATCACAGTAATAGACATTTCTGCACCTGAGAGAATGCACAACAGAAATAGATGTTCCTATACCAATAAAGTATATTCTGGGATACCCACATCTAAAAAAACGTCACTTAATGGGGAAAGCTGGTAGGGAGAGGAAGAACAACTGAGGAAGTACCAAGTGTAGGAACTGCATTGGCAAGGGAGGCAGACATGATTAAGGATGCAATTATTATGTCAGTGTTACCTTACACTCATCAGGGACAACTGAATTTTTACATcttttttggaaaaataaaacaaacacaaaatttgCAGCTACTCTCTTGAATAAGGCATGGTTTAACCTTAACTTTCCCAGAAGAGATTGTAGTTTTAACCTTGGAGGAATCAAGAAGAGAGAGTAGGGAAGCGTCTCTTGTCTCGTCTCCCATACCACCAAAACTAAGAGGGATTAGAACTGTGTTCTAATTTCACTGTAGCTTATGTTACACAAAATCAGGAATAAGCTTTAAGTTATTCTTAAAACTCTCAAACCTTTCCTCTTGCAATGAAAACTTAGCATAGGGTCACTTCTAAATGTCTCCCCTATTAACATACCACAATTCACCTCTTACAGTGTCGGAGAACCTTGGAGTCTGAAAGGCTATTAGGCAGTGCTCTACAATGAGCACAGAATCGGAATGTGTCCTCCATCTTTTGGAACATTTCTTTAGGACATCGAAATCCAAAGCCTGATGCTGGGGTACCCCCATCTACTACCAACCTATAGAGATAACATGGGGGGGAAAAGTGCTGTAAGGAAAAGAGTTTCTATAAAAATCTCTCAAATCCCACcttgtctcctatacattttCACATACTCCTTTGTTTTGTATCATTTTTTTACTTAAGCAAATTACATTTCTTCTGTGGCAATATATCTGtcaaaagtaaaaatgagaaaatccCTTATTAGAAGTATCCAATATTGGAGAAAAAGTATCCAATATTGGAGAAGTGATTCTTCAATCACTTCTACCAAAAACAGTAAGTCTCTTCCATAGAGTTGATCACTCACTTAAATTCTTCATAGCTTTTCATGTTCAGCTTTTCAAGGACCAGCTGGGATAGGCCAGGAACATTACTGTCCAAGGAGAAGAAGCCAAGGGCATCAATGCTAGGACCAGGTTTTGAGAGAGTCAGAGCTACAGGAGTCACGGCTGTAGGTGGGTTCACAATCATATGAGTCTCTGATGGCAACTTCTTGTGCCTTCGTCTCCGGGAACGTGGAGCCATGGCCTGTCCAAAGATACCTAGGGACTCTATCGAAAACAAATTTCCAATGAAATTTGTCAAACTGAGCACATGATGATTTTAGATGCTtgattttttatttctcattccaGTTTTAGATGCAGATCAGTATGGTTTAGTATTTTTTGTATTGTTGATCACTACAGGCAAGTgtgaaaaatattagaaataattatatatgaatataatttatatgtatgttaCAGATGAAGTTCTTTATATAAACATACATTAAATAAATGTACagagagggaaaatctgggagacaaGGGAAGAAGTGATATTGTCTCAAAAGAAAgtactttatctgacttatgtaactgtaaccctacccttctgtacatcatctttctaataacaatttaaaaaaatttaaatgcacagaaaaaaatctaGCAGGGTTCCAAGAGTGACTAACTCCAAGTAGGGGAAGAACACCATGGGAACTGGACTGATCAGGAATACTTCAAGCTTATCTGTAATGTTAAATTTTTATAAGGAGAATATATTAGTaatagtatgtgtgtatatatatatatatacatatatataccaagttttgaactcagggcctcaagctcttgcttagcttgcttgcttaaaTGGTGGCatcctaccacatgagccatgtttCTAGTCCTACACtttactggttacttggagatggaatatttcagatttttcttctaGGACTGGCTTTAAAATCtcgattctcagacctcagtctcctaagtagccagaattatagacataaatcacaggtgcctggcagtatataaaaacaaaaactaccatCAACTGAAGAATTTGCTAATATAATCTGGTTGAAgagataaaatatttatcaacaataaatcaagaaatacaaactaaatacaaaacaaaaaggagcaccACAGTGCTAAGATTTATGTAGCCCAAGTAGGTCAGGCAAATTGAGAAGATAATTTCCAAAACAGATTAAGATTTGAAGTAGAATTAAGGCCATATTCATCCACTACCTAGCTGAAACAATATGATACCCAACTTACAATGTCTTATCTTCTCCCATAACTTTCCCAAAGGCTGAGTAGACCCAAGAGACCACAgaggaaaagttttaaaaattcattaattccacatgtatttattaatttacaGATAAAATCATTGCAaaatccaaaatgaaaacaaatatatatagagagatcttTGTTGATGAGGGTAGAAGACTATAAACAcaatacttggaaggctgagagaggaggattACAAGGGCAAGGGCAATCTGGACTATATCGcaaactgtctcaaaaacaaaaaggaaaataaagataaaaatatacatttcatCTAAATAGTGAGCTTAGATGTAAACAATAAGGTACTAAATAAATTCTCTAGTGGAACTAAAGCCATAATGGGAAATTAGGAGAGATTCTGCTTAGTAGGGTCAAGTATCTTAGAAAACTTCATGAAGTAGGTAGCACTTGGAATTGATCTCAGGTGATTTAACACTTTGAatgaataaaatggagaaaaaggaaTTCTAAGTACAGAGAAGTATTCAGCATGACTGTAGAAGACAAGAACAATCTGGGAATTAATAAAATAGTTGACTTGAGTTTGAATGTGAATTCTAAAACCTTAGAAGTAAGAACTAAAACTATAAAAGCCTTAAAAGAAAATCTACAAGGGAAGCttcagggctgggtatatggcctagtggcaagagagcttgccttgtatacatgaggccctgggttcaattccccagcaccacatatacagaaacggccagaagtggcactgtggctcaagtggcagagtgctatgctagccttgagcaaaaggaagtcagggacagtgctcaggccctgagttcaaggcccaggactggccaaaaaaaaaaaaaaaatacatgggaaGCATCATTACAATAATTTGGCAATAGTTTCTTAGATTTGACACCAAaaggaccagcaacaacaaaaaataagataaagtagaCTACATTAAAGTTAAAAACTTTTGAGCATTAAAGGacactatggggctgggaatatggcctagtggtaaagtgttccaCTCGTgctcctgggttcgattcctcagcaccacatatataaaaaatctagaagtgacattgtggctcaagtggtagagtgatatccttgagcaaaaagaagcagggacagtgctcagactctgagttcaagtgccaggactggcaaaaaacaaaacaaattaaaaaaaaggacacTATCAAGCAGGAGGTACAGGATCGGTGGTACATATGTCTAACATGTAGAaagctgggttcaatccccatcacccctcaaaataaaaataatttaaggggctgggaatatggcctagtggcaagagtgcttgcctcttcttatacatgaagcccagggttcggttccccagcaccacatatatagaaaacagccagaagtggcgctgtggctcaaggggcatagtgctagccttgagcaaaaagaagccagggacagtgctcaggccctgagtccaaagcccaagactggcaaaaatacaaaaaaaaaaaaaaaagatttggaaaaataacttaaaagacATTATCAGCCAGGTGAagatggttcacatctataatctttgctatttaggaggctgagatctgagaatgacagatcaaagccaacctggacatcaaagcccatgagactcttttctccatttagccaccaaaaagctggaagtagggttgtagctcaagtggtagagctctggaaTTGAACACAAAAGGTTAAggacaggctgggtgctggtgactcacgcctataaacctatctattcagcaggctgagatctgagggtcaccttTTGAAGCTGTCCAGGGCAAGGTGGAAAGTCCCTataagacttatctctaaccactcaaaaaccagaagtggagctgtggctcaaagtagagcgctagtcttaagcaaaagagctcagggacagcacccaggccttgagttcaagccctaggactggcacacacacacacacacacacaaagatacaaTTAACAGAATGAAATGACAGCCCACAAAatggtaaaaaatacaaacagtacATCTGAGAGAATTAACATCTAAACTACATAAAGAACTTCTATAATTCAATACCAAAAGAAGAATATAACTAAAATCCAACTAAgtatttgaataaatatttttccaaatatatgcaaatggccaataaacagaagaaaatatattcataagTGATTacgaaaatgcaaattaaaatacaaTGAAGGCTGAATAGGGTGGTtctcctataatctcagctacttggaaggcagctaTCAGGAGGATATGAGATGGAGGCCaaactaggcaaaaagttagccagAGCTCATCTCAATAAGTCAGGCCTGGTAGCCCACACCTCTGGTCACATCTACACAGGATACCACAGGTTAAAAGGGCATAGTCTGAGGCTGGTTAGGGCAGAAACTTGAGAGTTTCATCTAaaaatacagggaaaaaaaatggctgaGGAAGACacaaaagtggtagaacacatacCTAAAAACCATGAGATGCTCAGGTActgacaaagagagaaaaaattacaataaactattatttcacattttagctatgacaaattgtgctgcaatgaacattgttgtgctggtggctttggtgtgttcttgtttgtggtctttgggaagatgcccaaaagtggggctgctgggtcataggggagctctatatttagccttctgaggaatctccatactattttccagagtggctgaaccagtttacattcctaccaacaatgaagtagggttcctttttggccacatcccctccaacatttattactgttagttttcttgataaaggacattcttactggggtgaggtagaatctcaatgttgttttgatttgcatttctttttttttttttttttgccagtcctgggccttggactcagggcctgagcactgtccctggcttctttttgctcaaggctagcactctgccacttgagccacagcgccacttctggccgttttctgtatatgtggtgctggggaatcgaacccagggcctcatgtatacgaggcaagctctcttgccactaggccatttccccagccctgatttgcatttcttttatggccagtgatgtagagcactttttcatgtttcttggccattctcatttcctcatcagagaagtctcttttaagaaccaactcagatgcccctcagtagacgaatggatcaggaaaatgtggtacatatacacatggaattttacacCTACcagaaaagaatgacattgccccattcgtaaggaaatggaaggacttggaaaaaattatactaagtgaagtgagccagatccaaagaaacatggattctgtggtc is a window of Perognathus longimembris pacificus isolate PPM17 chromosome 2, ASM2315922v1, whole genome shotgun sequence DNA encoding:
- the Mss51 gene encoding putative protein MSS51 homolog, mitochondrial isoform X1, which produces MAPRSRRRRHKKLPSETHMIVNPPTAVTPVALTLSKPGPSIDALGFFSLDSNVPGLSQLVLEKLNMKSYEEFKLVVDGGTPASGFGFRCPKEMFQKMEDTFRFCAHCRALPNSLSDSKVLRHCKRCRNVYYCDPECQRSDWPDHRRVCQELRLVAVDRLMEWLLITGDFVLPSGPWPWPAEVVQDWDTWFSMRELQLDTILDSVLGSHAMTILWASVGRPRPDPNVLQDSLKRLLTDVLSRPLTLGLGLRALGIDVGKTGGCTLHVAGASHVETFLSRSGDYDELGYMFPGHLGLHVIMVGVDVANDFLHNTSASSLVPGTVQLSGHRGLYHDFWEEQVETGHIAHPDMVVAFHPGFHASPNLMESWLPTLLLLRDYEIPTLITLYSQQELAASLQILVDLDTHIIGYGANPFTSLKPEQVYSNPNKQPVYCSAYYIVFLGSSSHQLKKDN
- the Mss51 gene encoding putative protein MSS51 homolog, mitochondrial isoform X3, with amino-acid sequence MAPRSRRRRHKKLPSETHMIVNPPTAVTPVALTLSKPGPSIDALGFFSLDSNVPGLSQLVLEKLNMKSYEEFKCRNVYYCDPECQRSDWPDHRRVCQELRLVAVDRLMEWLLITGDFVLPSGPWPWPAEVVQDWDTWFSMRELQLDTILDSVLGSHAMTILWASVGRPRPDPNVLQDSLKRLLTDVLSRPLTLGLGLRALGIDVGKTGGCTLHVAGASHVETFLSRSGDYDELGYMFPGHLGLHVIMVGVDVANDFLHNTSASSLVPGTVQLSGHRGLYHDFWEEQVETGHIAHPDMVVAFHPGFHASPNLMESWLPTLLLLRDYEIPTLITLYSQQELAASLQILVDLDTHIIGYGANPFTSLKPEQVYSNPNKQPVYCSAYYIVFLGSSSHQLKKDN
- the Mss51 gene encoding putative protein MSS51 homolog, mitochondrial isoform X2: MAPRSRRRRHKKLPSETHMIVNPPTAVTPVALTLSKPGPSIDALGFFSLDSNVPGLSQLVLEKLNMKSYEEFKLVVDGGTPASGFGFRCPKEMFQKMEDTFRFCAHCRALPNSLSDSKVLRHCKRCRNVYYCDPECQRSDWPDHRRVCQELRLVAVDRLMEWLLITGDFVLPSGPWPWPAEVVQDWDTWFSMRELQLDTILDSVLGSHAMTILWASVGRPRPDPNVLQDSLKRLLTDVLSRPLTLGLGLRALGIDVGKTGGCTLHVAGASHVETFLSRSGDYDELGYMFPGHLGLHVIMVGVDVANDFLHNTSASSLVPGTVQLSGHRGLYHDFWEEQVETGHIAHPDMVVAFHPVNRNWQPLYRSWWTWIHTSLAMELILSHPSNLNRSILTPISSQCTAVPTT